GTATAGGTCAAATTAACCTGCCCCTCCAAAGGCACAATTTCACTATCGCGGCTGATTTGCAACAACAAGGCTTCGGCTTCCTGCATAGCTCCGCGCTCATACGCTCCTACATCATAAGTTTGGTCGGTGGGTAAGGCATTGCGGTAGTAATCTTGATTGCCATCGTCAATATTGAGATAATCAAAAATAGCGACTCCTTGATTGATGAGCGGCGATAGCGGCTGCAAATAATATTGCCACAAACCGGAGCCGGTGTTCAAAAGTTCCGGACTGCCCACTGTGCCGCCGCCGCCTGCATCGTAGAGCAATGGATTGACATTAAATCCGGTATTTGTACCATCTATCCAACGCTCCTGAAAAACACCGTTGCGCCACTCTTCCAACGAGTGGTAAATTTTATCCCAGCGCATATAAAATACTAAATTGCCATCGGCAGCCCAATAATTATTGCCCCAAAATTTCACATCGGCATTGAGGCGGCTTTTGACGGTTTCGGTAGTGCCATTGGTAATAAATATATTGTTGAATACTTTGGTATCATAAAAATGGTCGGTTTGAATTTCTATCGCACCGCCTGTACCCGAAGTAGTGGCAGCATCTTTATATACAGTATTATTGTGTATATCCACATTATGAACCGTGGTAGTGCCGGCATCGCAAGCCCACAAATGAATACTGGAATAATAGGAGTTTTCGGCATCGTTTTCGGATATATTGTAGCGGATAATATTGTTGTAAAAAGGGCGTGCTTCGCAAAACTGTGCTATCAGATAGCCGGGTCCATAGTTGTCGTGCGAATAATTGTATTGAAGCACAGAGTTGGTAACGCCGCCGTCAAAATCAAAGCCGCCGCCGTCAATGGTAGTAGAATTGTTGTGGTGCGACTCGCAATATTGAATGAGGGCATTGTTGGTATCCCACACCCAAATGCCAACAGGTCCGGAGGGCCAATTGTTGTTTTCGCCATTGTTATACGATTCGCAATATTCTATTACAACGCCATCTACACCGCCTATTTGTATGCCACTGCCCGAGTGCTGCCACGAGTCGGTGATACCCCGATTGTTATACGTTTTGCAATAACCGATATAAAAATCCGAAGAGCACCAATCCGTTGCATTTACATTCCAACGGTTAATCACCTCTATACCGGCGTGCAGGTTGTCGTGCGAAGAACAACCTACGATGTCAAAATCTATAAAACCGCTTCGCGAGTTGTCGTATCCCGCCGCTTCTATGCGAATACCCGCATCTTTAAAGCCAAAAATTTCCAAGTTTTCTAACCTAAAATTTCTCAATTTGGTATTATTGGGCAAAGTATTAAAAACATGAATACCGGGCATTTTGTAAGTGTATAAACCATTGCCCTGCGCTATAATATTTTTTAAATGAATACCCTCCATATCGCTGATTAAAACAGCGCAACTGTCGCCTGCAAAAATGGTAGCACGCGCTGCGGCATCGCTGCCGTTGTAAGTAGTAACAACAACAGGGTTTTCGGGTGTACCACTATCATTTAGGTTGAGTTTGAGCGTGCCGTAAAAAGTTTTATAGGCTTCCAAAAATAAGGTATCGCCAGGCTCAAAATTATGCTGATTAGCAACTTGAAGTGTTTGCCATGGCGTATAAATAGAAGTTCCGTTATTCAGATAATCATCACCATAAGGGCTGACATAATAATTAGTAGCCTGCAAAGAAAAATGAACTAAAAATGCCAATATTATAGGTACATAAGTAAATTTTCGCATGAGGATTTCAAGAGTTGATTAATCAAAAAATTCTTGTTTCCCCGTTATTCAGTAAAAACTATGCCTAATCTACAAAGCAATATACGGACAGGTAAGAATAAAATTTTAAAAAAACATCACAAATGATTAAAAATCAATTATTTATAAAATAAAAATCATTGTTAAATATATTATTTATTCAGTGTATGAAATATTACCATGCGCTCACATATTACAAGTGTATGTTATCTTGAACAATATTGTACTTTTTCATATCCCTACCTTTTGATTTATTGGTTTGTTTTATTTATATTCGCTGAAGATCTAATTTTTTTCATTGTTTCACTAACTTTCAAAATCAATATGTTCAGATTCATTATCTCTTTCTATTATGTATGGATAGTTGTCTTTTGTTGTGTCGGTTCAAATCTTTGCGCACAAACTTGTACATACTTAGCTTATGACGGCTTCCATCACAACGCCAATACCGCTTTGAACACACTCAACGGTGGCACGGGCTGGGCGATGCCTTGGCTAACCCAAAACGAAAACAACACCATACCCGGCTATCAAATCAGTGGTAGTGGCTCTCTGGCTTTCGGCGCACTCCAAACAATGGGCAACTCTATCAGTGGCGGCGATTCCTACCTCACCACCGGCAGGCTCTTAGATGACGACGACGGCGGCGCATTTGGGCAATATGTAGCTCCCGACAACAATGGTATCGGCACACTCAGCGAGGGTGATACTTTGTGGACGAGTTTTTTGTTGCGCAAAAATGAAAATAACAGCGAAGAGGTTTGGATAGATTTGCACAATGACGGCAATATTGGCTGGTGTTCGGGTTGCGCCACACAACATATTGCGGTGGGATATTTCGGCAGTGCACAATCTGATGTAAGCGGACAACGCCGCTGGACTTTGCGCATCAACGATAATTATTATCCTACCTCCGTGCCGATAACCATAAGCACTGCTGCTTTTATGGTATTGCGCCTGATTTTTACTACCAACAATACCCAAGTGGCTTTATTTGTGAATCCTGCTACTTTGGGCAATAATATTCCGGCTTCGCCTACAATAAGCCAAAGCAGTGGTGCTAATAATATTATCCGAGGCGTGGCGGTATATTTAGGTGATAATGCCAACAGTGGAGCAGCTGATGAGTTGCGCTTTGCTACTTCTTACGCTTGCGCAGCTCCCGACAACACCATTTCGGTAAATCTGCCGCCAACGGCTGATATCGTTGCTACGCCCTCATCAGGGCAAGCCCCTTTGACGATAAATTTTAGCGGCAGTACCTCCACCGACCCCGAAGGGCAGACACTTTCTTATATTTGGAACTTTGGAGACGGCTCACCCGAAGCAAGCGGAGTAAATGTATCGCATACTTATACCAACTTGGGTATGCTCAATGCTTCTTTAACCGTTACTGATAATTTGGGACTACAACATACTGCTTATCAAACAATTACAATTTTAGACGAGAACAACACCTATCCCTGTCAAACTTCATTTACGGTACAAAATATGCCCTCGTGTAGCACCAATAATGGCAGCATTACAGTAAATGCCGCTAATGGCGTAAATTTTCAGTTGTACAATGCAACCAATACACAGATGCCCGTTACCAATGGCAACCAATATCAGAATCTGGCAACCGGAATTTATACTTTTACGGCAAACAATGCAGCCGGCTGTACCGACACTTTTCAACTGCATATGGCAACAGACAGCAGCACCTGCACCACTTGGCAGCCCAATATCTGTGCTATGGACATCGGAACGAATATGAGCGGTTTTGCAGATTGGGGTGTAGAGCGACCTATGAAAAATTTGTTCAAACAGATACGCCCCGAACCTATTCCTTTTACTACCACTTGTTTTTGCTGGTATGTTCCCGATATTTTAGACGATATGATTTTTGATACCAACGGCTACCCTACTCATATTCCGCAAACCACTCCTGCGGGCAACAATACGGTGCTGCGCTATGTTATTTCATCAGAAAGCGAAACAGGTACTAACTTACAGATGGGTCAGGAATATGTGCTGCTCTATGACGGCACAGGAACGGTTCAGGTGGGTGGTGGCGTGAGTGTGAGCAGCAGTACAGCAGGCAGAATACAATTCAATTTATTGGGAAATAATAATATTTTTATTGAAATTTTATCTTCCACGCTCGGAAATCACGTTCGCAATATACGCCTTTTGCGCCTCGCCGATGAATTTGCCGACCTCAACAATGCCCCTTTTTATCAGGTTTTTTTGGATAAAATTGAGCCTTTTTCCGTACTGCGGTTCATGGATTGGGGACACACCAATAATAATCCGGTAACAACCTGGGCGAATCGTTCTTCGGTTGATTATTTCACTTATGCCACCGACACAGGCGTACCTTACGAAATGATGATACAATTAGCCAACCAAACCCAAAAAGACGTGTGGATTTGTGTGCCACACGCCGCCGACAACGATTATATTACACAAATGGCAACTTTCTTTAAAGACAACCTCAATCCGAATTTGAATATTTATTTGGAATACAGCAATGAAGTATGGAATTGGATTTTTTTGCAGGCGCACTATAACGACCAAAATCGCCCTACGAACCTCAACTACAGACGTGCTTATGCCGAAAAAGCAACAAATGCTTTTGAAATATGGCACAATGTATTTGGTGTTCAAAAAAACCGCGTGAAGCGTGTGCTGGGTATTCAGGTAACTTTTAATTATCTCAACGAACAGATTTTGTCGCAACTCAAACAAGACGAATGGGATTATGGCGCACCTACTCATTATTTCGGGCTTGACCACGAAGCCACAGGAAATCCGGTTTTAACGGCAACTTCAACGCCGCAAGACATCATCATCAATGCCCGCAATGCTTGGCTGCAAAATCTGTATTTATTTAAAAACGACTACAATCAGGTGCATTTGTTTGGAAAAGAAGTAGTAACCTACGAAGGCGGACAACATTTTGTAGGCAATGTATTTGGTATTCCTTACGATTATCAGCAAGCGATGTGGGACGCACAATACACCTCCTCCATGTATGATTTGTACAACGAAGTACACGATACCATTCGCACTTGGGGCTGCCGTTTGGCTACCAATTTCAGCCTTGCTGCCCCGCAAGAAAGTGTATATGGCTCGTGGGGCGTACTCAACGATATTGATATAGCTCCACCTTATATGAACACCGCACCCAAATACCAAGCCTTATTGGATAATATCGCCAACCGCCCCAATCCTATTATCAGCGGCACTTTGGAAGTTTGCAACAGCGAGCAACAAACATACAATGTTCCGTTTACCGCCGGACATACCTATATATGGACAGTAACAGGCGGAACGATTGTTTCGGGGCAGGGCACTCACCAAATTACTGTGCAATGGAACAGCGGCACAGCAGGAACGGTGACGGTAGAAGAAAGTGCGCCTTAGCCGAAAAGCAAAACATTTTTTATTCGTAAAAACCCGTTCAATCCGTCAAATCAGTGTTCAAAAAAATATTGATATGAAATCAGTATGTATATAAAGATAAAACATTGTTTTATAAAACTTTATAACAAGTACACATCATACATTTTTAAACTAAATTTGCTGTGCTTTTAGCATTCTTTATTAAAAACATCTTGTATTATTCATATTAAATAATAGCTTTTTTCAATGAAAAGAAGGGATTTGTTGCGCTATTTGTCGCTGATGATGCCGGCTGCTGCCTTAGCTCCGTCACGTTTGTTGGCAGCACCACAAACTACAAGCAGCCAATGTTGCGGACATTTTATTGTGATAGGAGCAGGTGTAGCAGGTTTATATGCGGCGTATCGTATTGTACAGGCAGGCGGCACGGTTACTGTGTTGGAGGCTTCTGACCGACACGGCGGGCGTGTGCGGCATATCAACGGCTTTGGAAATTTTCCGGTAGAACTCGGAGCAGAATTTGTACACGGCAACGGCAATCAAAACGGCAACCCACCTTCTTTTTTGTACAAAGACATCAATACTTATAATTCCTCCTGGCTCAAATCCGTAGGTCAGCAAGATACTTTATATACGATTGACAATACCACTGTTTGGGATTCCGAAACAGATGACCCCGATATTTTGCAGGTGTGGGAAATTATAGATGCCGTATGGAATTATTCGGGTCCGGATATAACGGTAGCAGAATATTTGCAAAATGTCTGGAATATAGCACCCGGGCATCGCACCTGGCATTTTTATGAAACATACATAGGTGCAGAGCATGGAACTTCGCTCGACCAACTCAGCATGCGCGGCTATGCTGCTCAGGATTATTTGTGGCTCACCGGCACAAATGATTATGTATTAGACGCTGCTTATCTGAATATTTTAGATACCTTGTATTTTAATAACATACTATCCAATATTCAATATAACAAGCAGGTAGTTGCCGTAAATTACAGCAGTGACGGCGTGGTGGTTACCGACCAAAATGGTGCAAATTATGTAGGCAATGCTGCTGTGGTGGCAGTGCCTTTGACTATTCTGCAAGACGGCGACATCAGTTTTACGCCCGCTTTGCCCTCCAATAAAACAGCAGCTATCAATGGTATAGGAATGGGGGCAGGTATGAAAATATGGTTAAAATTCAGTTCGGCATTTTGGAATACGGCTCAAATGTTTGATGTATTGTGCAAAAGTAATACTACGCTCGCCTGGGCTTCGGGAAAATTAAAAACAGGGGCTACCAACAATATCCTTAATTGTTTTATAATGGGCGAGCGTGCCGAATATATGAGTGCGCAAGGCAGCAACGCCATCAATATTGCTTTGGCAGAACTCAACAGTATCTTTGGCGGTAATGTGGCGAGCAATAATTATGTAGATGGAATCATTATGGATTGGTGGCAAGAACCTTTTATTCGCGGGGCATATTCTTATCCCATAGCTGGTACTTATCCCAGTTCAGCACCGCCGACAGGCACTTCCAAACGCCAGATTTTGGCGCAAGCCGTTAGCAATAAACTATTTTTTGCGGGCGAAGCAACCAACAACAACCACCCTTCTACGGTGCATGGCGCATTGGAGTCGGGCGCAAGGGTGGCTCTGGAAATCTGCAATGCTTTTCCTGCCAACGTTCCTGCGAGCATCAGCATTAGCGGGCTGCAAAATATATGTGCCAATAATGGTGCTATTTACAGTATTCCTGCCGTTGCCGGAACGAGTTATAACTGGACGGTGACAGGCGGAACGATTGTTTCGGGGCAGGGCACTCACCAAATTACCGTGCAATGGAACAGCAGCACGGTGGGTACAGTATCTGTAGAACAGACTGCACCCTGATAAACAAAAAACTCCCCTTTACTGTAGTTAGCAAAGGGGAGTTTTTATTATATAGAAAAACTGCTGCAATACAGCACTATTTTACAATAAATTACGCCAAATTAGGGATACGCAACACTTGACCCGGATAAATTTCATCGGCGTGTTTGAGCATCGGTTTGTTGGCTTCAAAAATAGCGGGGTATTGCATGGCATCGCCATAGTGCGCTTTCGCAATTTTTGACAAAGAGTCGCCGGATTTTACGGTATAAAACACAGCAACCGGTTCTTCTACTTCTACTTCAAGGCGGTCGTCAACGGTAGCTATACCATCTACATTCCCTACGGCCAAAATCACTTTTTCTTTATCGGCTTGCGAACCCGCTTTGCCCACGATAGTGGCTGTATCGTCTTCAACAGCTACATATAAATTATCAATTTCAAAACCCAATCCTTTTATCAAATTGACAAGCTGGTCGGCTTTGCGCGAGTCCAACTCTTCCTGACTGGGAGCAGCAGGTGCGGTAGGTGCAGCAACAGTCGGAGTTGCTTTTTCTTTAGAGCCGAAAATTTTTGCTCCGGCATTTTTAATGAATGAAAATAATCCCATTTTTTTGTTGTGTTAAAATTTTATTTGTAATTTGTGAAATAATAAGATTTTGTGTGTTTTTTAAAACTTTAATAGTAAAAACTTTAATCATTGCTTAAAAAGTTCCTTTATAAGTAGATAATTTTTATTATTTTACTAAAAACTGCAATTTTATTTTATTTGTTACGCCGAATTTAAATATATCTTTTATTGTACTTCAACACAATTATACCATGAAAACACACTACAACTATTATATTTTCTTAGTGCTTTTATTAACACAGCATCTGCGGGCACAGGAAATTTCTTATGAATTGCTACACGATTTTTCTTTGGCGGATATGGACAGCATCGCCCAAGAGTGGAACTTGCCCTCTGCTATTTTAAACTTGCAGTATCCGGTAAAAATATATCGCATTCATTATGAAACTCTCAATGCGCAGGGTACTGATATTACACAAGCCAGCGGTGCTTTGGCAGTGCCGCAGGGTTATGTATGCCCTGTACCTTTAACAACATATTTGCACGGCACTATTGCGCACCGCCAAGATGCCCCTTCTTATGGTTCTAGCGAAATGTATATCGGAATGTTTTTTGCGGCGATGGGCAATGTAGTAGCAATGCCCGATTATTTAGGATTAGGCGATTCGCCCGGGCTGCATCCTTATGTACACGCCCACTCCGAAGCCTCCGCCTCCATTGATATGTTGCGTGCCACCCGTTCCCTGTCCGAAACCTTAGCCTTTCCGATGAACGAACAACTTTTTATTTTCGGCTACTCGCAGGGCGGGCACGCTGCTATGGCTTTGCACCGCGAACTTCAGTTGTATTACGGCGATGAATTTACGGTAACAGCCTCTGCGCCCATGTCGGGACCTTACGATATTTCGGGCGCACAAACGCAATACCTCATCGCCGATACACCTTATGCCACCCCTGGCTATTTGCCTTATGTGGCTTTTGCCTATCAAAGTGTGTATGGCGATTTATATGAGCAAGTATCCGACTTTTTGGTAAGCCCTTACGATACGCTGCTGCCCCCTCTTTTTGACGGTGAACATTCTATGGGTTATATCAACAACCTTTGTACGCCTGTGCCAAAAAATATGATACAGCCTCAGCAGTTGGAAGCATTTATCAACGACATCAACCACCCTTTCCGCAAAGCCCTGCGCGATAATGACGTGTATGACTGGACTCCCGAAGCTCCGATGGTATTGTGCTATTGCAAAGGCGACGATCAGGTGAGTTATCAAAATACCATAGTGGCTTATGACAAAATGATTGCCAACGGCTCTACTAATGTGGTAAAAATGAGCTTGGGCGACAACCTCGACCACGGCGGTTGTGTGATGCCTTCTTTATTCACCGGAAAAGACCTTTTCGACGGCTTGCGCGAATTGAGCAATGGTATGGCAATTGCTTTTGTTCCTTCTTATCCCAGCAACAGCACTGCTGCCGATGGTGCTATTGCGGTTGAAGTTTCGGGCGGCGCGGCAGGTTATACTTATCAATGGAACAACGGCAGCACGAGTGCCGACCTAAATAATATAGGTGTGGGTACTTATACACTTACGGTTACTGATGATTGGGGGTGCAGCATCACCCGCAGCATAGAACTTACCACAGCAGTGGGTATCAATGAGGCGGCAGCTACGACTTTCTGGCGTGTGCTACAAAATCCGGTGTACGACCATACCCTGCGTATCGCTGCCCCGATGAACGAGGAAGAAATAATTTTTACTATCAATAATACTTTGGGGCAAGTGGTGTACGAGCGCAAAATATTGGCAACTCCGACTATACAAATTGACCTCAGTGCGTTGCCGGCAGGTTTGTATCAATATACAGCTACCAGCATACGATATATGCAGCAAAACAACGGAAAATTTATCAAGGTTTTTTAGCAAACGAAAAAGTAAACCTAAAAAAACACCGATACCTCACAAGTGTCGGTGTTTTTTTAGGTTTTTCAGTGCTATGTAAATTTTTATTGTCTGAACCACTGATTTATCGGATTAAATGATTTTTGGGATTTTTTTCATCGCTTCACGAACTTTTGGGTAAATACTTTGCCGGACTTGGTGTATGCTTGCACAAAGTAGATGCCGCT
The window above is part of the Sphingobacteriales bacterium genome. Proteins encoded here:
- a CDS encoding DUF11 domain-containing protein, with the protein product MRKFTYVPIILAFLVHFSLQATNYYVSPYGDDYLNNGTSIYTPWQTLQVANQHNFEPGDTLFLEAYKTFYGTLKLNLNDSGTPENPVVVTTYNGSDAAARATIFAGDSCAVLISDMEGIHLKNIIAQGNGLYTYKMPGIHVFNTLPNNTKLRNFRLENLEIFGFKDAGIRIEAAGYDNSRSGFIDFDIVGCSSHDNLHAGIEVINRWNVNATDWCSSDFYIGYCKTYNNRGITDSWQHSGSGIQIGGVDGVVIEYCESYNNGENNNWPSGPVGIWVWDTNNALIQYCESHHNNSTTIDGGGFDFDGGVTNSVLQYNYSHDNYGPGYLIAQFCEARPFYNNIIRYNISENDAENSYYSSIHLWACDAGTTTVHNVDIHNNTVYKDAATTSGTGGAIEIQTDHFYDTKVFNNIFITNGTTETVKSRLNADVKFWGNNYWAADGNLVFYMRWDKIYHSLEEWRNGVFQERWIDGTNTGFNVNPLLYDAGGGGTVGSPELLNTGSGLWQYYLQPLSPLINQGVAIFDYLNIDDGNQDYYRNALPTDQTYDVGAYERGAMQEAEALLLQISRDSEIVPLEGQVNLTYTLTNLGTTAVDSVIISDLLPLGVQYYLKNNPQGIYDAATDTWTLMQSIGAGAEVTLNLTAVAKTEGIHRIEMDSLEVGGQMYQLNRQGTCITTPYKVCNNEVISIEVSAPDGANQYQWHQLNETTQQYETIAGATAQYYTITAVGSYRYTLNGAFLDTNCTDSSCCPIIVSGENCCNSCYKIDFMRD
- a CDS encoding PKD domain-containing protein, whose product is MFRFIISFYYVWIVVFCCVGSNLCAQTCTYLAYDGFHHNANTALNTLNGGTGWAMPWLTQNENNTIPGYQISGSGSLAFGALQTMGNSISGGDSYLTTGRLLDDDDGGAFGQYVAPDNNGIGTLSEGDTLWTSFLLRKNENNSEEVWIDLHNDGNIGWCSGCATQHIAVGYFGSAQSDVSGQRRWTLRINDNYYPTSVPITISTAAFMVLRLIFTTNNTQVALFVNPATLGNNIPASPTISQSSGANNIIRGVAVYLGDNANSGAADELRFATSYACAAPDNTISVNLPPTADIVATPSSGQAPLTINFSGSTSTDPEGQTLSYIWNFGDGSPEASGVNVSHTYTNLGMLNASLTVTDNLGLQHTAYQTITILDENNTYPCQTSFTVQNMPSCSTNNGSITVNAANGVNFQLYNATNTQMPVTNGNQYQNLATGIYTFTANNAAGCTDTFQLHMATDSSTCTTWQPNICAMDIGTNMSGFADWGVERPMKNLFKQIRPEPIPFTTTCFCWYVPDILDDMIFDTNGYPTHIPQTTPAGNNTVLRYVISSESETGTNLQMGQEYVLLYDGTGTVQVGGGVSVSSSTAGRIQFNLLGNNNIFIEILSSTLGNHVRNIRLLRLADEFADLNNAPFYQVFLDKIEPFSVLRFMDWGHTNNNPVTTWANRSSVDYFTYATDTGVPYEMMIQLANQTQKDVWICVPHAADNDYITQMATFFKDNLNPNLNIYLEYSNEVWNWIFLQAHYNDQNRPTNLNYRRAYAEKATNAFEIWHNVFGVQKNRVKRVLGIQVTFNYLNEQILSQLKQDEWDYGAPTHYFGLDHEATGNPVLTATSTPQDIIINARNAWLQNLYLFKNDYNQVHLFGKEVVTYEGGQHFVGNVFGIPYDYQQAMWDAQYTSSMYDLYNEVHDTIRTWGCRLATNFSLAAPQESVYGSWGVLNDIDIAPPYMNTAPKYQALLDNIANRPNPIISGTLEVCNSEQQTYNVPFTAGHTYIWTVTGGTIVSGQGTHQITVQWNSGTAGTVTVEESAP
- a CDS encoding FAD-dependent oxidoreductase, which translates into the protein MKRRDLLRYLSLMMPAAALAPSRLLAAPQTTSSQCCGHFIVIGAGVAGLYAAYRIVQAGGTVTVLEASDRHGGRVRHINGFGNFPVELGAEFVHGNGNQNGNPPSFLYKDINTYNSSWLKSVGQQDTLYTIDNTTVWDSETDDPDILQVWEIIDAVWNYSGPDITVAEYLQNVWNIAPGHRTWHFYETYIGAEHGTSLDQLSMRGYAAQDYLWLTGTNDYVLDAAYLNILDTLYFNNILSNIQYNKQVVAVNYSSDGVVVTDQNGANYVGNAAVVAVPLTILQDGDISFTPALPSNKTAAINGIGMGAGMKIWLKFSSAFWNTAQMFDVLCKSNTTLAWASGKLKTGATNNILNCFIMGERAEYMSAQGSNAINIALAELNSIFGGNVASNNYVDGIIMDWWQEPFIRGAYSYPIAGTYPSSAPPTGTSKRQILAQAVSNKLFFAGEATNNNHPSTVHGALESGARVALEICNAFPANVPASISISGLQNICANNGAIYSIPAVAGTSYNWTVTGGTIVSGQGTHQITVQWNSSTVGTVSVEQTAP
- the lysM gene encoding peptidoglycan-binding protein LysM, whose amino-acid sequence is MGLFSFIKNAGAKIFGSKEKATPTVAAPTAPAAPSQEELDSRKADQLVNLIKGLGFEIDNLYVAVEDDTATIVGKAGSQADKEKVILAVGNVDGIATVDDRLEVEVEEPVAVFYTVKSGDSLSKIAKAHYGDAMQYPAIFEANKPMLKHADEIYPGQVLRIPNLA